The Mangrovivirga cuniculi genomic sequence GTAAGCAACCTTTTTATTGTCTTTTAATGCGGACAACTGTTTTCCCATCACATCGAGAGCTTTAAAAGCTGCCTCAAATATCTTGTTATTGAGTTTGAACTCACCATGCTTAATTGCGCAGAAAAGATCTTCAAGGGTATGTGCCAGCGAGGCAATCTCAGAAAACCCCATACCTGAAGCATTGCCTTTTAATGTATGAGTAATCCTGAAGATTTCATCGACTATTGAACTATCCTCTGGATTTTTTTCCAATTCTGTCAGAAGATTATTTAGGGCTTCGTGCTGTTCGAGCCCCTCACCCATAAAGAGTTGCTTGTATTCTTCTTCTTTTCCTTTCATTTGATATCAAAAAATTATAAACACCCGGTTAAAAAACTGGCCATTTCACTAATGCCAACTGTATATTCGGCTATCCCGTTATTAACAACTACTCCAGGCATTCCATAAACCACTGAGCTTTCCTGATCCTGGGCAATAACAAGCCCTTTAGCTTCTCCAATTATGCTTGCACCCCTAAGGCCATCTTTCCCCATTCCGGAAAGAATAACTCCAATACATCGATCTCTATAAACTTCTGCGGCAGATGTAAATAAACAATCGACTGAAGGATTGTTAAACTCTTCAAACTGTCTCTTTGAACTTGAAAAAACCGGTAACCCATTAAATCTGGATCTTATTAACGATAAATTAGAATCGCCAGGGGCCAGATAGACATTTCCCGGTATCGGAGTTTCACCTTTCTTTGCCAACGAGATCTTTAAAGGGGCGATCTTATTTAATCGCATCACGAAAGACCTGATAAACCGCTCAGGCATATGTTGGGCAATCACAATTGGTAAGGGAAAATTTGCCGGTAATCTTTTAACCAAAATTTCAAGTGCCCCAGGGCCTCCGGTTGAAGCCCCAATACAAACAATATCATAATTTAATTTTTCATCGAAGGTGTGCAGGTTATTGTTCTGCCGTGTTTTAACCCTCAAATCTAAATTATTCTTGCTTTCTACTGCCTGGATAACCAATTCATTCAGTGGATAATCA encodes the following:
- the cheB gene encoding chemotaxis-specific protein-glutamate methyltransferase CheB, producing the protein MVKAVVIDDSGLMRILISDILRSDGRIKVVGTARNGLDGLNKVLETNPDVVITDMVMPSHDGLFLVKEVMKKQPVPVILLSSLERTNEKIFDALEAGAFEFIDKPVNGTAFSSDYPLNELVIQAVESKNNLDLRVKTRQNNNLHTFDEKLNYDIVCIGASTGGPGALEILVKRLPANFPLPIVIAQHMPERFIRSFVMRLNKIAPLKISLAKKGETPIPGNVYLAPGDSNLSLIRSRFNGLPVFSSSKRQFEEFNNPSVDCLFTSAAEVYRDRCIGVILSGMGKDGLRGASIIGEAKGLVIAQDQESSVVYGMPGVVVNNGIAEYTVGISEMASFLTGCL